A single genomic interval of Neisseria leonii harbors:
- the uvrB gene encoding excinuclease ABC subunit UvrB — MQIIQYEHSPFKLHQPFPPAGDQPAAIAGLLEGLSDGLAYQTLLGVTGSGKTYTMANVIAQSGRPAIIMAHNKTLAAQLYAEMREFFPENAVEYFVSYYDYYQPEAYVPSRDLFIEKDSAINEHIEQMRLSATKNLMTRNDVIIVATVSAIYGIGDPTEYQQMVLSVKEGDTMEQRDIISTLVSMQYERGDMDFKRGSFRVRGDVIDVYPAESSDNALRISLFDDEIDRLDLFDPLTGGSLQRVGRYTVFPSSHYVTPRDTVLRACEGIKQELRERIEFFGRENRPVEQQRIEQRTRFDLEMLYEMGFCKGIENYSRHFSGKKEGEPPPTLMDYLPDNAIMFIDESHVTVSQIGGMYKGDASRKQNLVDYGFRLPSARDNRPLKFHEFEKIMPQTIFVSATPAQYEAEHAGQVVEQVVRPTGLVDPQIEIRPVATQVDDLLSEINGRIAKNERVLVTTLTKRMAEQLTDYYSELGVKVRYLHSDIDTVERVEIIRDLRLGLFDVLVGINLLREGLDIPEVSLVAILDADKEGFLRSHRSLIQTIGRAARNVNGVAILYADKITDSMQAAIDETERRREKQMKFNQEHGIVPTQINKKVKDIIDGVYHDEDSGKGRLKGKGKVQVGKIRSEEDAVKEIARLEKAMQQAARDLQFEEAAVLRDRIRGIKEGLLFGAE, encoded by the coding sequence AAACTCCACCAGCCCTTTCCCCCCGCCGGCGACCAGCCCGCCGCCATCGCGGGATTGTTGGAAGGCCTTTCAGACGGCCTTGCCTATCAAACGCTGTTGGGGGTAACCGGCTCGGGCAAAACCTACACCATGGCCAATGTCATCGCGCAAAGCGGCCGTCCCGCGATTATTATGGCGCACAATAAAACGCTGGCGGCGCAGCTTTATGCCGAAATGCGCGAGTTTTTCCCCGAAAATGCGGTGGAATATTTCGTTTCCTACTACGATTACTACCAGCCCGAAGCGTATGTGCCGTCGCGCGATCTGTTTATCGAAAAAGATTCCGCGATTAACGAACACATCGAGCAGATGCGCCTGTCCGCCACCAAAAACCTGATGACGCGCAACGACGTGATTATCGTCGCCACCGTGTCCGCCATTTACGGTATCGGCGACCCCACCGAATATCAGCAGATGGTGCTGTCGGTGAAAGAGGGCGACACCATGGAACAGCGCGACATCATTTCCACCCTCGTTTCCATGCAATACGAGCGTGGGGATATGGACTTCAAACGCGGCTCGTTCCGCGTGCGCGGCGATGTGATTGACGTTTACCCCGCCGAAAGCTCGGACAACGCATTGCGCATCAGCCTGTTTGACGACGAAATCGACCGCCTCGACCTGTTCGACCCGCTCACGGGCGGCAGCCTGCAACGCGTCGGCCGCTACACCGTATTCCCGTCCAGCCATTACGTTACCCCGCGCGATACGGTTTTGCGCGCCTGCGAGGGCATCAAACAGGAATTGCGCGAACGCATCGAATTTTTCGGCCGCGAAAACCGCCCCGTCGAGCAGCAGCGCATCGAGCAGCGTACGCGCTTCGATTTGGAAATGCTGTATGAAATGGGCTTCTGCAAGGGCATTGAAAATTACAGCCGCCACTTTTCCGGCAAAAAAGAAGGCGAGCCGCCGCCCACATTAATGGACTATCTGCCCGACAACGCCATCATGTTTATCGACGAGAGCCACGTTACCGTCAGCCAAATCGGCGGCATGTACAAAGGCGACGCCAGCCGCAAACAGAATCTGGTGGACTACGGTTTCAGGCTGCCTTCCGCGCGGGACAACCGCCCGCTCAAATTCCACGAATTTGAAAAAATCATGCCGCAAACCATTTTTGTTTCCGCTACGCCCGCCCAATACGAAGCAGAACACGCCGGACAGGTGGTCGAACAAGTCGTGCGCCCCACCGGCCTTGTCGATCCGCAAATCGAAATCCGCCCCGTCGCCACGCAAGTAGACGATTTACTGAGCGAAATCAACGGCCGCATCGCCAAAAACGAACGCGTACTCGTTACCACGCTGACCAAACGCATGGCCGAGCAGCTGACCGACTATTACAGCGAACTGGGCGTGAAAGTGCGTTATCTGCACAGCGATATTGACACTGTCGAACGCGTGGAAATCATCCGCGATTTGCGCTTGGGACTGTTTGACGTGCTTGTCGGCATCAACCTTTTGCGCGAAGGCCTAGACATTCCCGAAGTGTCGCTGGTCGCCATTCTCGATGCCGACAAAGAAGGCTTCCTGCGTTCCCACCGCAGCCTGATCCAAACCATAGGCCGCGCCGCCCGCAACGTCAACGGCGTGGCGATACTGTATGCCGACAAAATCACCGATTCGATGCAGGCCGCCATCGACGAAACCGAACGCCGCCGCGAAAAACAGATGAAATTCAACCAAGAACACGGCATCGTGCCGACCCAAATCAATAAAAAGGTCAAAGATATTATTGACGGCGTTTATCATGACGAAGACAGCGGCAAAGGCCGTCTGAAAGGCAAAGGCAAGGTGCAGGTGGGCAAAATCCGCAGCGAAGAAGATGCGGTGAAAGAAATCGCCCGCTTGGAAAAAGCCATGCAGCAGGCGGCACGCGATTTGCAGTTTGAAGAAGCGGCGGTGTTGCGCGATCGGATTCGGGGGATTAAGGAAGGGTTGTTGTTTGGGGCGGAGTAG